A region from the Desulfomarina profundi genome encodes:
- a CDS encoding nucleotidyltransferase family protein gives MCKVKLQNLARLSAYYPERLLKALAEAAGRDGIELHVVGGTVRDMLMGKHPGDLDIALEKGAIPFVHTVISTLGGGALLIFPVLRLKGPAWSGRTSR, from the coding sequence GTGTGTAAAGTAAAACTCCAGAACCTGGCCCGTCTGTCTGCATATTATCCGGAGCGGCTGCTGAAAGCCCTCGCGGAAGCGGCCGGTCGTGATGGAATCGAGCTGCATGTCGTGGGGGGAACGGTACGGGATATGCTTATGGGAAAGCATCCGGGAGATCTGGATATTGCCCTGGAAAAAGGTGCGATTCCCTTTGTTCATACCGTTATCTCCACTCTGGGCGGGGGAGCTTTGTTGATCTTTCCGGTCCTGAGGCTGAAGGGGCCCGCCTGGTCTGGCAGAACATCCAGATAG
- a CDS encoding HD domain-containing protein, whose protein sequence is MRRDFTINSMAVPFENLSGDGLKADLLDPAGGLTDLQGGVLRHCGGAFADDPVRMVRGFRFQATMGFSLVPETMSAVQENCSLISRVAPERIRVELDMIFSSNKTAATLKDMHATTLLEKLLPELYWGRGVAQPRFHRLDVFDHNMLALEMMEELIASPETYFPKAGENLKQYLKDEHVVCGLKWAALLHDIGKPGTRGKSEKEAGRVTFYGHDEAGKNHFSDFAKRMRWSGRDTDFVASLIGMHMHPFHLCNNVRTGGITKRAALKLCKRAGDRLPALFLLAMADSLAGRGSRNPRIWNRR, encoded by the coding sequence TTGCGGCGGGATTTTACCATAAACAGTATGGCCGTACCTTTTGAAAATCTTTCTGGTGATGGGCTCAAAGCGGATCTGCTGGACCCGGCCGGCGGTTTGACGGATCTGCAGGGCGGAGTACTGCGCCATTGCGGGGGTGCCTTTGCTGATGACCCGGTCCGTATGGTCCGCGGTTTTCGCTTTCAGGCTACGATGGGGTTTTCTCTGGTGCCGGAAACAATGTCGGCAGTTCAGGAAAATTGCTCACTGATCAGTCGAGTGGCACCGGAGAGAATCCGTGTTGAACTGGATATGATTTTTTCCTCGAATAAAACCGCAGCAACCCTGAAAGATATGCACGCGACCACCCTTCTTGAAAAACTGTTGCCGGAACTGTATTGGGGAAGGGGTGTTGCCCAGCCGAGATTTCATCGCCTGGATGTTTTTGATCACAATATGCTGGCGCTGGAGATGATGGAGGAGCTGATTGCCTCCCCCGAAACATATTTTCCGAAAGCGGGTGAGAACTTGAAACAATATCTCAAGGATGAACATGTGGTCTGCGGGCTGAAATGGGCTGCACTTCTGCACGATATCGGCAAGCCGGGAACCAGGGGGAAAAGTGAAAAGGAGGCTGGACGGGTGACCTTTTACGGCCACGATGAGGCAGGAAAAAACCATTTCTCCGACTTTGCAAAACGGATGCGCTGGAGTGGCAGGGATACTGATTTTGTTGCTTCTCTCATTGGCATGCACATGCATCCCTTTCATCTCTGTAACAATGTCAGAACAGGAGGGATTACAAAAAGGGCCGCTCTAAAACTCTGTAAACGGGCCGGCGACAGGCTGCCTGCTCTTTTTCTTCTGGCCATGGCAGACAGCCTGGCCGGCAGGGGGAGCAGAAACCCGAGAATATGGAACAGGAGATAG
- a CDS encoding SAM-dependent methyltransferase: MRKVNDYYAKKARKNKFPARSVYKLEEAQQKYKFIRKRDSVLDLGCYPGSWSLYASEIVGPKGIVVGVDLQQADCSPRPGGAPIHWLCQDITAPELVPMVRRFRPAFRVLISDLAPRTSGSRWVDAQRSLDLVNTTLSLAELLLLNKGHYICKVFQGEDFPDFVKKMRSQFGMVKVIKPKSSRVESREVFVLGMEYRKPAGSSR; the protein is encoded by the coding sequence GTGCGTAAAGTAAACGATTACTATGCTAAGAAGGCCAGAAAGAATAAGTTTCCAGCCAGGTCTGTCTATAAACTGGAAGAGGCCCAGCAAAAATATAAATTTATTCGTAAGAGGGACAGTGTTCTGGATCTCGGCTGTTATCCGGGGAGCTGGTCGCTCTATGCCTCGGAAATAGTCGGCCCGAAAGGTATAGTGGTCGGGGTGGACCTGCAGCAGGCTGATTGCAGTCCCCGTCCCGGGGGGGCACCTATCCACTGGCTCTGCCAGGATATTACTGCTCCAGAACTGGTGCCCATGGTTCGCAGGTTCAGGCCTGCTTTCCGTGTGCTGATCTCGGACCTTGCACCGAGAACCTCAGGGAGTCGCTGGGTGGATGCCCAGAGGTCTCTTGACCTTGTCAATACAACCCTGTCCCTGGCCGAACTGCTGTTATTGAATAAGGGGCATTATATCTGCAAAGTCTTTCAGGGAGAGGATTTTCCCGATTTTGTGAAAAAGATGAGAAGCCAATTCGGTATGGTCAAGGTGATAAAGCCGAAAAGCTCCCGGGTTGAGAGCAGGGAAGTTTTTGTGCTTGGAATGGAATACAGGAAACCTGCAGGTTCTTCCAGGTAA
- a CDS encoding YebC/PmpR family DNA-binding transcriptional regulator: MSGHSKWSTIKRKKGANDARRGKIFTRLIKEITVAARTGGGDPEGNPRLRAAIASAKAENMPKDNIARAIKKGTGEIAGEVYDEILYEGYGPGGVAVLVECMTDNRNRTVADVRHYFTKSNGNLGESGCVAWMFEKKGLILVDKETVSEEELMDHALEAGADDIIEEESEFQILTPPEDMDDVRSGLEEAGISFIEASISMIPKNTVDVTDEKVARSLLKLLENLEDHDDVQKVHANFDIDDELMEQLS; this comes from the coding sequence ATGTCAGGACACTCAAAGTGGTCAACGATCAAGAGGAAAAAAGGAGCCAATGATGCCAGGCGGGGCAAGATCTTCACCCGGCTTATCAAGGAGATTACTGTTGCTGCAAGAACCGGTGGCGGGGACCCGGAGGGTAATCCCAGGCTGAGGGCGGCAATAGCCTCGGCCAAGGCGGAAAATATGCCCAAGGATAATATTGCCAGGGCAATCAAAAAAGGCACCGGTGAAATAGCCGGTGAAGTTTATGATGAAATCCTCTACGAAGGATATGGTCCGGGCGGAGTTGCCGTGCTGGTGGAGTGTATGACCGACAACCGGAACAGGACCGTGGCTGATGTGCGGCATTACTTCACCAAGAGTAACGGGAATCTGGGAGAGTCCGGCTGTGTTGCCTGGATGTTTGAAAAAAAGGGTCTGATTCTTGTGGACAAGGAGACCGTGTCCGAAGAAGAATTGATGGATCACGCCCTGGAGGCGGGTGCCGATGATATCATTGAGGAAGAAAGTGAATTCCAGATTCTGACACCACCGGAAGATATGGACGATGTCCGCAGTGGGCTCGAAGAGGCCGGTATCAGTTTTATAGAGGCTTCCATTTCCATGATTCCCAAGAATACAGTGGATGTGACAGATGAAAAGGTGGCACGATCCCTCCTGAAACTGCTTGAAAACCTCGAAGATCATGATGATGTGCAGAAAGTGCACGCCAATTTTGATATTGACGATGAGCTGATGGAACAGCTCTCGTAA
- the ruvC gene encoding crossover junction endodeoxyribonuclease RuvC gives MERILGIDPGSRITGYGVIDAERNGLSFVACGVIKTTTDYPFSFRLNEIFEGINEVIQVHNPVIGAVEDVFLATNPRSALKLGHARGAAVVAAMQNGLTVYDYSPRAVKQAVAGYGQAEKPQVLHMVKALLSLNGSPSPDAADALAVAICHANQFHL, from the coding sequence GTGGAACGTATCCTCGGGATTGATCCCGGCAGCAGGATTACCGGATATGGCGTTATAGACGCTGAAAGAAACGGGCTTTCCTTTGTCGCCTGTGGTGTTATTAAAACAACGACGGATTATCCGTTTTCTTTCCGACTCAACGAGATATTTGAAGGAATTAACGAAGTTATCCAGGTTCATAATCCCGTTATCGGAGCTGTAGAGGATGTGTTTCTGGCCACGAACCCACGTTCGGCACTGAAGCTGGGGCATGCCCGTGGAGCGGCTGTCGTGGCGGCCATGCAGAATGGGCTGACTGTCTATGATTATAGTCCCCGGGCGGTAAAGCAGGCTGTGGCCGGTTACGGGCAGGCGGAAAAACCTCAGGTGCTTCATATGGTCAAGGCTCTGCTGTCCCTGAATGGTTCACCCAGCCCGGATGCGGCTGATGCACTGGCTGTGGCTATTTGTCATGCCAATCAATTTCACCTGTAA
- the ruvA gene encoding Holliday junction branch migration protein RuvA encodes MIAALTGRVFSIQADRAVIDVAGVGYEVFLATDSVARLPEVGEEILLHIHTNVREDAITLYGFLEPEAKELFLILKTVSGIGPKLALAMLSGLHVADLCRAITEGDIKTLTTLQGVGRKTAERVCVDLKEKVGHLVQGE; translated from the coding sequence ATGATTGCAGCACTTACCGGCAGAGTTTTCTCAATACAGGCGGACAGGGCGGTTATCGATGTCGCTGGGGTGGGTTACGAGGTTTTTCTGGCCACAGACAGTGTGGCCCGGCTGCCGGAAGTGGGGGAGGAAATTCTTCTCCATATCCATACCAATGTCCGGGAAGATGCCATCACTCTTTACGGTTTCCTGGAACCTGAGGCAAAAGAGCTTTTCCTTATCCTGAAAACGGTGTCCGGAATCGGTCCCAAGCTGGCCCTTGCCATGCTGTCTGGACTTCATGTTGCAGATCTCTGTCGGGCAATAACAGAAGGGGATATCAAGACGTTGACCACTCTTCAGGGAGTTGGCAGGAAAACAGCCGAGCGGGTCTGTGTCGATTTAAAGGAAAAAGTCGGACACCTGGTGCAGGGGGAGTGA
- a CDS encoding RuvA C-terminal domain-containing protein, producing the protein MSLTSVHQPVVPVAGSPVADAISALVNLGYSDPVARETLGSVKKRLGNDSFGEMGVEELIREALRTLV; encoded by the coding sequence GTGAGCCTCACGTCTGTTCATCAGCCGGTGGTTCCGGTGGCCGGTTCACCGGTGGCGGATGCCATCTCTGCTCTGGTCAATCTCGGGTATTCTGATCCCGTGGCAAGAGAAACTCTCGGTTCGGTCAAAAAAAGGCTGGGTAATGATTCTTTCGGGGAGATGGGAGTGGAAGAACTGATCCGTGAGGCGTTGAGGACTCTTGTATGA
- the panB gene encoding 3-methyl-2-oxobutanoate hydroxymethyltransferase, translating to MGRSVTEIRAMKAEKKKITVLTAYDAAMARLLSDCGVDALLVGDSLGMVVLGYDSTVPVTMDEMIHHAKAVRRGAPDTFIIGDMPYGSYQTGVRDAVLNGIRFIKDAGCDAVKLEGGVSVCPVVKGLVEAGVSVMGHIGLTPQSAGQLGGYKVQGRGLDDARRMLYEARALEEAGVFSMVIECVPDSLVKVITESVSVPTIGIGAGIHCDGQVLVTHDLVGMFEKFTPKFVKKYANLSPLIKEAVTAFHDEVRAEKYPEEEHSFTSKVDYRQLLDE from the coding sequence ATGGGAAGGTCGGTGACTGAAATTCGGGCGATGAAAGCTGAAAAGAAAAAAATAACCGTGCTGACCGCCTATGATGCGGCAATGGCCCGTCTTTTGAGCGATTGCGGAGTGGATGCCCTGCTTGTCGGGGATTCTCTCGGTATGGTTGTTCTGGGATATGACTCCACTGTTCCGGTGACCATGGATGAGATGATTCATCACGCCAAAGCGGTTCGTCGCGGTGCGCCTGACACCTTTATTATCGGTGACATGCCTTACGGTTCCTATCAGACGGGGGTGAGGGATGCCGTTTTGAACGGTATACGATTTATCAAGGATGCCGGTTGTGATGCGGTCAAGCTTGAAGGCGGTGTTTCCGTATGTCCTGTAGTCAAAGGGCTTGTTGAAGCCGGAGTGTCTGTCATGGGACATATCGGGCTTACACCTCAGAGTGCCGGTCAACTGGGTGGCTACAAGGTCCAGGGGCGTGGGCTTGATGACGCCAGGAGAATGCTATACGAAGCAAGAGCACTGGAGGAAGCCGGAGTCTTTTCCATGGTGATTGAATGTGTACCGGACAGCCTGGTCAAGGTGATCACCGAATCGGTTTCTGTTCCGACCATCGGTATCGGGGCGGGAATTCACTGTGACGGCCAGGTTCTGGTGACCCATGATCTGGTGGGGATGTTTGAGAAGTTTACCCCGAAATTCGTCAAAAAATATGCCAATCTTTCTCCGCTGATCAAGGAGGCTGTGACAGCGTTTCATGATGAAGTGAGGGCTGAAAAGTATCCCGAGGAAGAGCACAGTTTTACCAGTAAGGTGGATTATCGTCAGTTACTCGATGAGTAA
- a CDS encoding division/cell wall cluster transcriptional repressor MraZ, with amino-acid sequence MIRNRFRGSSDHVLDNKGRLNFPARFRDVLRNRESEILILAPWKRYLRVYPIADWEALEEKIWNEGPTGDLNETFVRYLMRNLEECTLDKQGRIRIPQNLKQAVGLDKEVTLSGMRNWVEIWDRDALLVDNAQAEENFEKYENQVRKLGSY; translated from the coding sequence GTGATCAGGAATCGTTTTCGTGGCAGTTCGGATCATGTTCTGGACAACAAGGGAAGGTTGAACTTTCCTGCCCGGTTTCGTGATGTGTTGCGGAATCGTGAGTCCGAAATACTGATTCTTGCTCCCTGGAAGAGATATCTCCGTGTTTATCCAATCGCCGACTGGGAAGCCCTTGAGGAAAAGATATGGAATGAGGGACCAACCGGAGATCTCAACGAAACGTTTGTCCGTTACCTGATGAGGAATCTGGAGGAGTGCACTCTGGACAAACAGGGGCGGATTCGTATTCCCCAGAATCTGAAGCAGGCTGTTGGTCTTGACAAGGAAGTGACCCTGTCCGGAATGAGAAACTGGGTGGAGATATGGGACCGGGATGCACTCCTGGTCGACAACGCCCAGGCTGAGGAAAATTTCGAAAAATACGAAAATCAGGTTCGAAAACTCGGTTCGTATTGA
- the rsmH gene encoding 16S rRNA (cytosine(1402)-N(4))-methyltransferase RsmH has translation MTADTREKAIHTSVLLAETMEYLQPVSGGVYMDGTLGLGGHSEAILEKSAPDGRVIGFEWDESAIEKAERRLAIYGDRLQIVRRNFAEIGEGLEEAGVEAVDGLLIDVGLSSLQLDMGNRGFSFQRDEVLDMRMDNRRSVTAESILADCTREELADIFFYYGEERQARPIAAAIMENRKQEPIRTTKQLVSIISKAVPRRFHPGRIHVATKVFQALRIAVNTELENLAQILDDGVDWLKPEARFCVISFHSLEDRIVKRKFRENPELEVVTSKAVLPSRDEILGNSRSRSARLRVAKKK, from the coding sequence ATGACTGCAGATACCAGGGAAAAGGCAATCCATACCTCGGTTCTTCTGGCGGAAACCATGGAGTATCTCCAGCCTGTTTCGGGCGGCGTTTACATGGACGGCACTCTGGGCCTGGGCGGTCACAGTGAAGCGATTCTTGAAAAATCGGCTCCCGATGGGAGGGTCATAGGTTTTGAATGGGATGAAAGTGCCATTGAAAAAGCCGAAAGAAGGTTGGCGATCTATGGTGACAGGCTGCAGATAGTGAGAAGGAATTTTGCAGAGATCGGGGAAGGACTGGAAGAAGCTGGTGTTGAAGCGGTTGATGGCCTGTTGATTGATGTGGGGCTGTCTTCGCTGCAGCTTGATATGGGAAATCGGGGGTTCAGTTTCCAGCGCGATGAAGTGCTCGATATGAGAATGGACAACAGGAGGAGTGTAACAGCCGAATCTATTCTTGCAGACTGCACCCGGGAAGAGCTGGCCGATATTTTTTTTTATTACGGCGAAGAGCGGCAGGCAAGACCCATCGCCGCAGCCATAATGGAAAACAGAAAACAGGAACCGATCAGGACAACAAAGCAGCTTGTGTCAATTATTTCAAAGGCTGTTCCCAGGCGGTTTCATCCCGGCAGGATTCATGTGGCCACCAAAGTTTTCCAGGCCCTTCGGATAGCGGTGAATACTGAACTGGAAAACCTGGCCCAAATCCTTGACGACGGGGTTGACTGGTTAAAACCGGAAGCCAGGTTTTGTGTGATCTCTTTTCATTCTCTGGAGGATCGAATTGTAAAAAGAAAATTCAGGGAAAATCCGGAATTGGAGGTTGTCACGTCAAAAGCAGTTTTGCCATCCCGTGATGAAATCCTTGGAAACAGCAGGTCGCGCAGTGCGCGCCTGAGGGTGGCGAAGAAAAAATAG
- a CDS encoding penicillin-binding protein 2, with protein sequence MVRQSRLRVQKKRKKRWILLGFLLVAGIGAVFWKYIPDSGLVESAKQLFSTVKSTFPPTEIPRGTVFGRNLKQVAVTLERVSVYARIKEIKSIPETVKELGAVFHVQPDVLKAKLESGALRVWISEDISQEQEVALKTRHLPGVYLQREQKRFYPAGEQAGHLLGYVENNIGLAGVEFFYDRLLAGDTVEGGETAWDVLLIWFSRLTLKFSKSLRPWFPG encoded by the coding sequence ATGGTCAGACAGTCCCGCCTGCGAGTGCAGAAAAAGAGAAAAAAGAGATGGATTCTTCTTGGTTTTCTTCTCGTGGCAGGGATTGGAGCGGTTTTCTGGAAATATATTCCGGACAGTGGTCTGGTCGAGTCGGCAAAACAACTGTTTTCTACAGTAAAATCTACATTTCCACCCACGGAAATCCCACGCGGTACGGTTTTTGGCAGGAACCTGAAGCAGGTTGCTGTTACCCTGGAGAGAGTCTCAGTGTATGCGCGAATTAAAGAAATAAAATCAATTCCGGAAACAGTGAAGGAGCTGGGGGCAGTTTTTCACGTTCAGCCGGATGTTCTGAAGGCGAAGCTGGAGAGTGGTGCCTTAAGAGTATGGATTTCTGAGGATATCAGCCAGGAGCAGGAAGTTGCTCTGAAAACCAGACATCTCCCTGGAGTCTATCTTCAGCGGGAGCAGAAACGATTTTACCCGGCTGGTGAACAGGCCGGTCATCTTCTTGGTTACGTGGAGAATAATATCGGTCTTGCAGGCGTCGAATTTTTTTACGACAGGCTGCTTGCCGGTGATACTGTGGAAGGCGGGGAAACGGCATGGGACGTCCTCTTGATCTGGTTCTCACGGTTGACTTTAAAATTCAGCAAATCCTTGAGACCCTGGTTTCCCGGATAG
- a CDS encoding PASTA domain-containing protein, with protein sequence MGRPLDLVLTVDFKIQQILETLVSRIAGRRPGCRVGAWLMERETGELVGGAQYPGFDPNRFIRYSQDILENQMLVPMVIPRRFRILLRDAANLLGSREMGNTLPWSVSSIGMNLGFQLRLWNWLGLTDEWYTDFSLYKEGEKTQAVTMKLFRQVAEQQYGLVPESTTPLKLFTGLTELFSNGTAIRPHAVGAVVDTVSGEKFPLPVYRGEFDSVSETINSSSKEMERLLKSMATPGSSGTLYFSDRDLLVNSGPDGGFQDEELLFALIPADTVPLAMLVTVSSPVLLPEKKEKKSPLLVELVDRVVDRISVLQQVAKNVADVVEPELTGEGNYPFGKENSGFLGRRNKKRTDQQVKPGVMPNLEGLSLRRSFQLLQHKKLKIHFRGTGRVVSQKPVAGTSLKGVSECVLVLAARPNHSNNNETPGRDEHR encoded by the coding sequence ATGGGACGTCCTCTTGATCTGGTTCTCACGGTTGACTTTAAAATTCAGCAAATCCTTGAGACCCTGGTTTCCCGGATAGCCGGGCGAAGGCCCGGATGCAGGGTTGGTGCCTGGCTGATGGAGCGAGAAACCGGTGAACTGGTGGGTGGTGCACAGTACCCGGGATTTGACCCGAATCGGTTTATCCGGTATTCCCAGGATATTCTGGAAAACCAGATGCTTGTGCCCATGGTTATACCCCGTCGGTTTCGGATTCTTCTACGGGATGCTGCCAATCTTCTCGGATCACGGGAGATGGGAAATACTCTTCCATGGTCTGTTTCCTCAATCGGAATGAACCTGGGATTTCAATTACGGCTCTGGAACTGGCTGGGGTTGACGGACGAGTGGTATACCGATTTTTCCCTGTATAAAGAGGGGGAAAAAACTCAAGCCGTTACTATGAAATTGTTCAGGCAGGTCGCGGAGCAGCAATATGGCTTGGTCCCGGAATCAACAACTCCTCTGAAACTGTTCACCGGATTGACGGAGCTGTTCAGCAATGGCACAGCCATACGACCCCATGCCGTTGGCGCGGTGGTGGATACTGTTTCCGGAGAAAAATTTCCCCTGCCGGTTTATCGTGGAGAATTTGATTCCGTTTCGGAAACAATAAACAGCAGCTCAAAGGAGATGGAGCGGCTGTTGAAAAGCATGGCAACTCCCGGATCTTCCGGCACGCTCTATTTCAGTGACAGGGATCTTCTGGTTAATTCCGGTCCGGATGGAGGGTTTCAGGACGAGGAACTGCTTTTTGCTCTGATACCGGCGGATACTGTGCCCCTGGCGATGCTGGTGACTGTCAGTTCACCTGTCCTGTTGCCTGAAAAGAAAGAGAAGAAATCCCCTTTGCTGGTGGAGTTGGTTGATCGTGTCGTTGATCGCATTTCCGTCCTGCAGCAGGTGGCAAAAAATGTGGCCGATGTGGTGGAGCCAGAACTGACAGGTGAGGGGAATTATCCATTTGGTAAAGAGAACTCCGGGTTTTTGGGCAGAAGAAATAAAAAACGCACGGATCAGCAGGTGAAACCGGGTGTAATGCCGAACCTGGAAGGTTTGAGTCTCAGGCGAAGTTTCCAGTTGCTGCAGCATAAAAAATTGAAAATACACTTCAGGGGAACGGGCAGGGTTGTTTCCCAGAAACCTGTTGCCGGAACATCACTGAAAGGGGTTTCGGAGTGTGTCCTTGTTCTGGCGGCAAGGCCGAATCATTCAAATAACAACGAAACACCGGGGCGCGATGAACACAGGTAA
- a CDS encoding Mur ligase domain-containing protein, whose amino-acid sequence MNTGNTPSPQLPLQSLLKGIQYRVGTDKDARIIERTVISGVTSDSRKAAPGMLFVALDGSRFDGHDFIVAAIENGCIAVLCEKGRAGTYRQIGRGF is encoded by the coding sequence ATGAACACAGGTAACACTCCTTCACCTCAGCTGCCGCTGCAGTCACTGCTGAAAGGTATTCAATACCGGGTCGGCACTGATAAGGATGCGAGAATAATTGAGAGAACGGTCATCAGCGGGGTTACTTCCGATTCCAGAAAGGCTGCTCCCGGAATGTTGTTTGTTGCCTTGGATGGATCCCGTTTTGATGGCCACGACTTTATCGTCGCGGCAATAGAAAACGGCTGTATTGCTGTTCTCTGTGAAAAAGGTCGGGCGGGGACTTACCGGCAGATTGGCCGGGGATTCTGA